In one window of Erwinia tasmaniensis Et1/99 DNA:
- a CDS encoding DASS family sodium-coupled anion symporter, with the protein MKHSSTVNQHAKAPPVAVRQTKRLVMLAIPVLVAVLLLLVPVPQGLEPYAWHFFAIFVGVIVGLIFEPLPGAVIGLTGVVVIALFSQWLLFSPAELADPSFKTANQAFKWAVSGFGNSTVWLIFGAFMFAAGYDKTQFGRRLALILVKYLGRRSLTLGYAITFADLLLAPFTPSNTARSGGTIYPIIANLPPLYGSKPDDPSARKIGSYLMWVAITATCITSSMFLSALAPNLLALALVKSVVGFDISWGMWFIAFLPLGLLLLLTMPLLAYWFYPPEVKFNDEVPRWAISELEKLGRLSRNEILLLVFVVSALLMWIFATAWIEPAMAALLVVVLMLWTGVLNWNDITSNKPAWNTFAWFATLVALADGLARVGFIAWLGKEGGLLLHGYDPQISAVVLMVAFFLLHYLFASTTAHTTALLPAMLTIAAAIPGINMPVFCLMMCTSLGVMGIITPYGTGPSPIYYGSGYLPTKDYWRLGTLFGAIFLGLLMLIGYPWMVMMF; encoded by the coding sequence TATGCCTGGCACTTTTTCGCTATTTTCGTCGGGGTGATCGTTGGCCTGATTTTTGAACCGCTTCCGGGCGCGGTTATCGGTTTGACCGGGGTGGTGGTGATCGCCCTGTTCAGCCAGTGGCTGCTATTCAGTCCGGCCGAACTGGCCGATCCCTCATTCAAAACGGCCAACCAGGCCTTCAAATGGGCCGTCAGCGGTTTCGGAAACTCGACGGTATGGCTTATCTTTGGCGCCTTTATGTTCGCCGCCGGCTATGACAAAACGCAGTTCGGCCGCCGGCTGGCATTGATTCTGGTGAAATATCTCGGCCGCCGCAGCCTGACGCTGGGTTACGCCATCACCTTCGCCGACCTGCTGCTGGCACCGTTCACGCCGTCTAATACCGCTCGCAGCGGCGGAACTATTTACCCTATTATTGCCAACCTGCCACCGCTCTATGGTTCAAAGCCTGATGACCCCAGCGCACGCAAAATCGGTTCTTATCTGATGTGGGTAGCCATTACCGCAACCTGTATCACCAGTTCCATGTTCCTTTCAGCCCTGGCGCCTAACCTGCTGGCCCTGGCCCTGGTGAAAAGCGTGGTCGGCTTCGATATTTCCTGGGGCATGTGGTTTATTGCTTTCCTGCCGCTCGGCCTGCTGCTGCTGCTCACCATGCCGCTACTGGCCTACTGGTTCTATCCGCCGGAAGTGAAGTTCAATGATGAAGTGCCGCGCTGGGCGATAAGCGAGCTGGAAAAATTAGGCAGACTCAGCCGTAACGAAATTCTGCTGTTGGTATTCGTGGTTTCCGCCCTGCTGATGTGGATTTTCGCTACCGCGTGGATTGAGCCAGCGATGGCTGCGCTACTGGTCGTGGTGCTGATGCTGTGGACTGGAGTACTCAACTGGAACGATATCACCAGTAACAAACCGGCCTGGAACACGTTTGCCTGGTTTGCCACCCTGGTGGCGCTGGCGGACGGCCTGGCCCGCGTCGGCTTTATCGCCTGGCTGGGCAAAGAAGGCGGTCTGCTGCTGCACGGCTATGATCCGCAAATCTCCGCTGTCGTGCTGATGGTCGCCTTCTTCCTGCTCCACTATCTTTTTGCCAGCACCACTGCACATACCACGGCGCTGTTGCCGGCGATGTTAACCATTGCCGCGGCGATACCGGGTATCAATATGCCGGTGTTCTGCCTGATGATGTGTACCTCTCTGGGGGTCATGGGCATCATCACGCCGTACGGCACCGGCCCAAGCCCGATTTACTATGGCAGTGGATATCTGCCAACCAAAGACTACTGGCGTCTGGGTACGCTTTTCGGCGCCATCTTCCTCGGCCTGTTGATGCTGATTGGCTATCCGTGGATGGTGATGATGTTCTGA
- the fumA gene encoding class I fumarate hydratase FumA — protein sequence MSKKPFHYQPPFPLAKDETEYYLLTREHVSVSSFEGQEILKVAPEALTLLAQQAFHDASFMLRPAHQRQVAAVLADPQASENDKYVALQFLRNSEIAAKGILPTCQDTGTAIIMGKKGQRVWTGGGDEAALAKGVYTTYTEDNLRYSQNAPLDMYKEVNTGTNLPAQIDLYSVDGDEYSFLCMAKGGGSANKTYLYQETKALLTPGKLKAYLTEKMRSLGTAACPPYHIAFVIGGTSADSTLKTVKLASTHYYDELPTEGNEHGQAFRDVELEQELLLAAQQLGLGAQFGGKYFAHDIRVVRLPRHGASCPLAMAVSCSADRNIKAKINREGIWIEKLEHNPGRYIPAELRQQGEGDVVQVDLNRPMKEILAQLSEYPVSTRLSLSGTIIVGRDIAHAKLKERIDNGEGLPQYIKDHPVYYAGPAKTPEGYASGSLGPTTAGRMDSYVDQLQANGGSMIMLAKGNRSQQVTDACHKHGGFYLGSIGGPAAVLAQQSIKSLECVEYPELGMEAIWKIEVENFPAFILVDDKGNDFFQSIQQNQCGKCVK from the coding sequence ATGTCGAAAAAACCATTCCATTACCAGCCGCCCTTTCCGCTTGCTAAAGACGAAACCGAATATTACCTGCTAACCCGTGAACATGTTTCGGTCAGCAGCTTCGAGGGGCAGGAAATCCTCAAGGTGGCACCAGAGGCGCTGACGCTGCTGGCCCAGCAGGCGTTCCACGATGCCTCCTTTATGTTGCGTCCTGCGCACCAGCGCCAGGTTGCCGCCGTGCTGGCAGATCCGCAGGCCAGTGAAAACGACAAATATGTTGCATTACAGTTCCTGCGTAACTCAGAAATAGCGGCCAAAGGCATTCTGCCGACCTGCCAGGACACCGGCACGGCGATTATCATGGGAAAAAAAGGTCAGCGTGTCTGGACCGGCGGCGGCGATGAGGCCGCTCTGGCTAAGGGCGTTTACACCACCTATACCGAAGACAATCTGCGCTATTCGCAGAATGCGCCATTAGATATGTACAAAGAGGTCAACACCGGCACGAATCTGCCGGCACAGATTGACCTGTACAGCGTTGACGGTGATGAATACAGTTTCCTTTGCATGGCGAAAGGCGGCGGTTCGGCCAATAAAACCTATCTTTACCAGGAAACCAAAGCGCTGCTGACTCCCGGTAAACTGAAGGCGTATCTCACGGAAAAGATGCGCAGCCTCGGCACCGCCGCCTGCCCGCCGTATCACATCGCGTTTGTGATTGGCGGCACCTCTGCCGACAGCACGCTGAAAACGGTGAAGCTGGCGTCAACGCACTATTACGACGAACTGCCAACCGAAGGCAACGAGCATGGCCAGGCGTTCCGAGACGTTGAGCTGGAACAGGAACTGCTGCTGGCCGCCCAGCAGCTGGGTCTCGGCGCACAGTTTGGCGGCAAATATTTCGCCCACGACATTCGCGTGGTGCGTCTGCCGCGACACGGTGCCTCCTGCCCGCTGGCGATGGCGGTCTCCTGTTCGGCCGACCGCAACATCAAGGCAAAGATCAATCGTGAAGGCATCTGGATCGAGAAGCTGGAGCATAATCCGGGTCGCTATATTCCTGCCGAACTGCGCCAGCAGGGTGAGGGCGACGTCGTACAGGTTGACCTGAACCGTCCGATGAAAGAGATCCTCGCCCAGCTCTCTGAATACCCGGTTTCTACCCGCCTGTCGCTCAGCGGCACCATTATCGTTGGTCGCGACATTGCCCACGCGAAGCTAAAAGAGCGTATCGATAACGGCGAAGGTCTGCCCCAGTACATCAAGGATCATCCGGTTTATTATGCCGGACCGGCAAAAACCCCGGAGGGTTACGCGTCTGGCTCACTTGGCCCGACAACGGCTGGCCGCATGGACTCCTATGTTGACCAGCTTCAGGCTAACGGCGGCAGCATGATCATGCTGGCAAAAGGTAACCGCAGCCAACAGGTGACGGATGCCTGCCACAAGCACGGCGGTTTCTATCTCGGCAGCATCGGCGGCCCCGCTGCGGTGCTGGCGCAACAAAGCATCAAAAGCCTGGAGTGCGTGGAGTATCCAGAACTGGGGATGGAAGCCATCTGGAAGATTGAAGTCGAAAACTTCCCGGCCTTTATACTGGTCGATGATAAAGGCAATGATTTTTTCCAGAGTATCCAGCAGAACCAGTGCGGTAAGTGCGTGAAGTAA
- a CDS encoding tetratricopeptide repeat protein, with translation MRKKTIALSMLAPLVASFQSIASSDGFGCVWGTTGCYLTSSPVLDITNDTRDNLLRLVGERKHLALPLQPLPADMTRSREFYFGPHEESFTAAPPTADSTPTTASLNTLLAGMGLNYTPPATSEFGEDEAENRHVSNSAETLSGFVTVLLADNSLSSEQKRALAQARIGLSERPENRQVVESLNFPSDSNAGAFADYLLAISDFYQGHYPAAKRTFTRLQSSQQPWVAETAGYMLMRTALNQSSQHASGEYGEFDVKKIDKNAAAEALSANRAYLAEKPEGLYALSAQGMLRRIYWYLGDWDPLAQLYEQALNQAVDSDGLIALVAENDAKLQSKDRSGDNYFISASEAPLLTFTQALRLMRINPCKQNVPCVDRPFLDGLEPIFSRSGHQPLWQYLNLMQAFRTGDYAAVIEKIKPATALPSQDILLFSEQVLYGDALMAQHQQEAARQHWSRLLRLSQDAEQQQFLQARLAAVLVQDNQTAQIFMPDSQVTSLRYRSLVLKTRAAPALLRQQAKAGPNDEERTIALHTLLITDLTEGRYADWLQDKNLIRAIAHPVEAEAFDDVQLSHFNWSGEQAATGYSCPRLEEVVTRLSQRSGDGHALNCLGEFFRTTAVTVSLWKESGGNGALDGVVKDDRPRGQPDRQHYYRQVILDNHAEPEDKSYALYRAVMCYGPSGYNGCGGDEVSKTQRKRWFSQLKSDYPGSLWAKKLKYYW, from the coding sequence ATGCGAAAAAAAACGATAGCCCTGTCCATGCTGGCCCCCCTGGTGGCCAGCTTTCAATCCATTGCCTCATCCGACGGCTTCGGCTGCGTGTGGGGAACGACCGGCTGTTACCTGACCAGCTCACCGGTACTGGACATCACCAACGACACGCGGGATAACCTGTTACGGCTGGTGGGCGAAAGAAAACATCTGGCCCTGCCTTTACAACCCTTGCCGGCGGATATGACCCGCAGCCGTGAGTTTTACTTCGGACCTCACGAGGAGTCTTTCACCGCCGCCCCGCCGACTGCCGACAGCACCCCGACAACAGCCTCGCTGAACACGCTGCTCGCCGGGATGGGGCTTAACTACACGCCACCAGCAACCTCGGAATTCGGCGAAGACGAAGCGGAAAATCGCCACGTTTCTAATTCCGCAGAGACACTGTCTGGCTTTGTCACCGTATTACTGGCCGATAACTCGCTCTCCTCCGAACAGAAACGGGCGCTGGCACAGGCACGCATCGGGCTGTCAGAACGTCCGGAAAATCGACAGGTTGTTGAGTCGCTGAACTTCCCGTCAGACTCAAACGCCGGCGCATTCGCTGACTATCTGCTGGCCATCAGCGACTTTTATCAGGGTCACTACCCTGCCGCTAAACGGACGTTCACCCGCTTACAGTCTTCCCAACAGCCCTGGGTGGCAGAAACCGCCGGCTATATGCTGATGCGCACCGCGTTAAACCAGAGTAGCCAGCATGCCAGCGGCGAATACGGCGAGTTCGACGTAAAAAAAATTGATAAAAATGCGGCCGCAGAGGCGCTAAGCGCGAACCGGGCTTATCTGGCGGAAAAACCGGAGGGACTGTATGCACTCTCCGCGCAGGGCATGTTGCGCCGCATTTACTGGTATCTGGGAGACTGGGACCCGCTGGCACAGCTGTATGAGCAGGCGCTGAACCAGGCTGTCGATAGCGATGGGCTGATAGCGCTGGTGGCTGAGAACGATGCAAAACTACAGAGTAAAGATCGTAGCGGCGACAATTATTTTATCAGCGCGTCGGAAGCCCCTCTACTGACGTTCACGCAGGCTCTGCGCCTGATGCGCATCAATCCCTGCAAGCAAAATGTTCCCTGCGTCGATCGACCGTTCCTTGACGGCCTGGAGCCGATATTTTCGCGCTCCGGGCATCAGCCCCTGTGGCAATACCTCAATCTGATGCAGGCATTCCGTACCGGCGATTATGCCGCGGTGATTGAGAAGATTAAGCCGGCTACCGCCCTGCCATCACAGGATATTCTCCTGTTCAGCGAACAGGTCTTGTACGGGGATGCGCTGATGGCACAACACCAGCAGGAGGCGGCACGTCAACACTGGTCACGCCTGCTCCGCCTGAGTCAGGACGCTGAGCAACAGCAGTTCCTACAGGCCAGGCTTGCCGCAGTGCTGGTGCAAGATAACCAGACCGCACAGATTTTTATGCCGGACAGTCAGGTAACCAGCCTGCGCTATCGTTCGCTGGTGCTAAAAACGCGCGCTGCGCCGGCCCTCCTGCGCCAGCAGGCAAAAGCAGGCCCCAACGACGAAGAGCGCACTATTGCCCTGCATACGCTGCTGATCACTGACTTAACCGAAGGACGTTATGCGGACTGGTTGCAGGATAAAAACCTCATTCGCGCTATCGCCCATCCCGTGGAGGCTGAGGCCTTTGACGATGTGCAGCTAAGCCACTTCAACTGGTCGGGAGAGCAGGCGGCAACGGGCTATAGCTGCCCGCGATTGGAAGAGGTTGTCACCCGCCTGAGTCAACGGTCTGGCGACGGCCACGCGTTAAATTGTCTCGGTGAGTTCTTCCGCACCACGGCGGTGACGGTAAGTTTGTGGAAAGAGAGCGGAGGCAACGGCGCGCTGGACGGCGTGGTAAAAGATGACCGTCCGCGAGGGCAGCCCGACAGGCAGCATTACTACCGGCAGGTCATCCTCGATAATCACGCAGAACCGGAAGATAAAAGCTACGCGTTATACCGCGCCGTCATGTGCTACGGCCCGTCAGGGTATAACGGCTGTGGCGGTGATGAGGTCAGTAAAACGCAGCGTAAACGCTGGTTCAGCCAGTTAAAAAGTGATTATCCGGGCAGTTTATGGGCAAAAAAACTCAAATATTACTGGTAA
- a CDS encoding DUF3142 domain-containing protein: MGKKTQILLVIPLIGALFFPAASASQRVNAADYQAFWLWSGVSAGPEMRAARTVYLHQGEVVIRQGQVKFERLGLPVSRLTFPQIWLTVRTNTLDVPDEMLARILRLMQRWRLAGNHVVGLQIDFDAATSRLDDYGQFLQRVRKMMPAEYALGVTGLLDWAKTGQVGTLNALPIDELVVQSYQGRHTVPNYADYLPALAALHIPFRLGVVQHGQWRQQDEQRLLTSPWYRGIVIFMLNSG, encoded by the coding sequence ATGGGCAAAAAAACTCAAATATTACTGGTAATCCCCCTGATTGGTGCACTGTTCTTCCCAGCGGCCAGCGCCTCACAGCGGGTCAATGCCGCGGATTATCAGGCCTTCTGGCTGTGGTCCGGGGTGAGCGCTGGGCCCGAAATGCGTGCGGCACGCACCGTGTATCTTCATCAGGGTGAAGTGGTCATCCGACAGGGACAGGTAAAATTCGAACGCCTGGGCCTGCCGGTAAGCCGCTTAACTTTCCCGCAGATTTGGCTGACCGTTCGTACCAATACGCTGGATGTACCCGATGAAATGCTGGCGCGTATCCTGCGCCTGATGCAGCGCTGGCGGCTGGCCGGGAATCATGTTGTGGGTCTGCAAATCGATTTTGATGCCGCCACCAGCCGCCTTGACGATTACGGCCAGTTTTTGCAACGAGTGCGCAAAATGATGCCTGCTGAATATGCGCTGGGGGTCACCGGGCTGTTGGACTGGGCCAAAACCGGTCAGGTTGGCACGCTAAATGCCTTACCCATTGACGAGTTGGTGGTACAGAGTTACCAGGGGCGGCACACGGTGCCCAATTACGCCGATTATCTTCCCGCGCTGGCTGCACTGCACATTCCTTTCCGACTTGGGGTGGTACAGCACGGTCAGTGGCGGCAGCAGGATGAACAGCGTCTGCTCACCTCCCCCTGGTATCGCGGCATCGTGATATTTATGCTCAATTCAGGGTGA
- the argC gene encoding N-acetyl-gamma-glutamyl-phosphate reductase gives MIQKYRVFIDGQAGTTGLQIQQRLASHPQIEMLNIDEAQRKDAAARQALMKQADVSILCLPDAAARDAVALADEVGARVLDASSAHRVESGWVYGLPELALGQREKIHAASHVSNPGCYATGAIALLAPLTANGLLQADRPLTINAVSGYSGGGNQMIEKYQQTGTGYAAYGLGFDHKHLKEIQAWGGLSDRPIFQPAVGDYAQGMLVFIPLNHIDGEPLRQALADYYSGQQFIHVNPLNALDERNAPYLLPEALNNTNNMELFVFSHAQQRQCILAARLDNLGKGASGAAVQNLNLMLGLPEATCVNM, from the coding sequence ATGATTCAGAAATATCGCGTGTTTATCGACGGCCAGGCGGGCACGACCGGATTGCAGATCCAGCAACGGTTAGCCAGCCATCCTCAGATTGAAATGCTCAACATTGACGAGGCGCAGCGTAAAGATGCCGCTGCCCGTCAGGCGCTGATGAAACAGGCTGACGTCAGCATCCTCTGCCTGCCGGATGCCGCCGCCCGCGATGCTGTAGCCCTGGCCGACGAGGTGGGCGCACGCGTGCTGGACGCCAGCTCTGCGCATCGCGTTGAGAGCGGCTGGGTCTACGGTCTGCCTGAACTGGCTCTGGGTCAACGCGAAAAAATCCACGCCGCCAGCCATGTTTCAAATCCGGGGTGTTATGCCACCGGCGCGATTGCCCTGCTGGCGCCGCTGACCGCCAACGGACTGTTACAGGCAGACAGGCCGCTGACGATTAACGCGGTTTCAGGCTACAGCGGCGGCGGCAACCAGATGATTGAAAAATATCAACAGACGGGAACCGGTTATGCGGCCTACGGGTTGGGATTCGATCATAAGCATCTTAAAGAGATCCAGGCCTGGGGCGGTTTGAGCGATCGGCCAATTTTCCAGCCTGCGGTGGGTGACTATGCTCAGGGAATGCTGGTATTTATCCCTTTGAATCACATCGACGGCGAGCCGCTACGGCAGGCGCTGGCAGACTATTACAGCGGGCAGCAGTTTATTCATGTCAACCCACTGAACGCGCTGGATGAACGCAACGCCCCCTATCTGCTCCCTGAAGCGCTGAACAATACGAATAATATGGAGCTCTTTGTCTTCAGCCATGCGCAGCAGCGTCAGTGTATCCTGGCGGCACGCCTGGATAATTTAGGTAAAGGGGCTTCGGGCGCCGCCGTGCAAAACCTGAATCTGATGCTCGGTTTACCGGAAGCTACGTGCGTCAACATGTGA
- the treA gene encoding alpha,alpha-trehalase TreA, with translation MRRAFRQQSSVPLFVSLLLSGALAAGCSVQAQEERPVFDTIPQPPDVQLGPLFTAVQAANLYPDQKTFADAVPKSDPELILSDWQMQKMQRNFDLKRFVATNFSMPATGDVYTSPKGQSLRAHINGLWPVLTRSDKVDNQWGSLLPLPNPYVVPGGRFREVYYWDSYFTMLGLAESGRWERVQDMVDNFAYQLDTYGHIPNGNRSYYLSRSQPPFFSMMVDLLAQHGGDKIYGQYRPQLEKEYRYWMTGVDDEALRPGSATQRVVKLRDGTILNRYWDDRDVPRTESWREDTITARQAAGPDRAQLYRDLRAGAASGWDFSSRWFDKPDDLSTIRTTQILPADLNALMFHLEKTLARAYKTENNAAASQRFEQLAERRKTAIGHYLWDEKQGWYADYDWQRSHVRPQLTAAALFPLYLQAATGERATRTASAVKKHLLAEGGLLTTTVTSGQQWDAPNGWAPLQWVAVVGLNHYGQEPLAKEIGLRFLNSVQTTYEKDHKLVEKYVVKGVSLTHGGEYPLQDGFGWTNAVTLKLMDLYCPKGTICNNVGDLNSKKEP, from the coding sequence ATGAGAAGAGCTTTCAGGCAACAATCGTCCGTTCCGCTGTTTGTCTCATTGCTACTGTCCGGCGCGCTGGCTGCTGGCTGTAGCGTTCAGGCACAGGAAGAGCGGCCCGTGTTTGATACCATTCCTCAGCCGCCCGATGTCCAGTTAGGGCCATTGTTTACGGCGGTGCAGGCAGCAAACCTCTATCCAGACCAGAAGACTTTCGCCGATGCCGTTCCCAAAAGCGATCCGGAACTGATCCTTTCTGACTGGCAGATGCAGAAAATGCAGCGTAATTTCGATCTTAAGCGTTTCGTTGCCACCAACTTCTCGATGCCAGCCACCGGTGATGTCTACACCTCCCCTAAGGGACAGAGCCTGCGTGCGCATATTAACGGCCTGTGGCCGGTACTAACACGCTCCGATAAGGTGGACAATCAGTGGGGCTCGCTCCTGCCTCTGCCCAACCCCTACGTGGTTCCGGGCGGTCGCTTTCGTGAGGTGTATTATTGGGATAGTTACTTCACCATGTTAGGCCTGGCAGAAAGCGGACGCTGGGAACGGGTACAGGATATGGTCGACAACTTCGCCTATCAGTTAGATACCTATGGCCATATCCCCAACGGCAACCGCAGCTACTATCTCAGCCGTTCGCAGCCACCTTTTTTCAGTATGATGGTTGACCTGCTGGCTCAACACGGCGGTGACAAGATTTACGGCCAATATCGTCCCCAGTTGGAAAAGGAGTACCGCTACTGGATGACTGGCGTCGACGACGAGGCGCTGCGGCCTGGCAGCGCGACCCAGCGCGTGGTGAAACTGCGGGATGGTACGATCCTCAATCGTTACTGGGATGACCGCGATGTGCCCCGTACCGAATCCTGGAGGGAAGATACCATCACGGCACGGCAGGCAGCAGGCCCTGACAGAGCGCAACTTTACCGTGATTTACGCGCAGGGGCGGCATCCGGTTGGGACTTCAGCTCGCGCTGGTTCGATAAGCCAGACGATCTGAGCACCATCCGCACCACGCAAATCCTGCCGGCCGATCTCAATGCGCTGATGTTCCATCTGGAAAAGACGCTCGCACGCGCCTATAAAACAGAGAATAATGCCGCCGCCAGCCAGCGCTTTGAGCAGCTGGCCGAACGCCGCAAAACCGCAATCGGTCATTATCTTTGGGATGAGAAACAGGGCTGGTATGCCGATTACGACTGGCAGAGATCCCACGTGCGCCCGCAGCTCACCGCGGCGGCACTGTTCCCGCTCTATTTGCAGGCCGCCACGGGCGAACGCGCCACCCGTACCGCCAGCGCGGTGAAAAAGCACCTGCTGGCAGAAGGCGGGCTGCTCACGACTACGGTGACATCCGGCCAGCAGTGGGATGCGCCCAACGGTTGGGCACCTCTGCAATGGGTAGCCGTCGTGGGTCTTAATCATTACGGCCAGGAACCGCTGGCAAAAGAAATTGGCCTGCGCTTCCTGAATAGCGTCCAGACGACATACGAGAAAGACCATAAGCTGGTCGAAAAGTATGTGGTGAAGGGGGTATCACTGACCCACGGTGGCGAATATCCGCTACAGGATGGGTTTGGCTGGACCAATGCGGTGACGTTAAAACTGATGGATCTTTACTGCCCGAAAGGCACGATCTGTAACAATGTAGGCGACCTGAATAGCAAAAAAGAACCTTAA
- a CDS encoding GlsB/YeaQ/YmgE family stress response membrane protein — protein sequence MGILSWIIFGLIAGIIAKWIMPGKDGGGLIITVILGVIGAVVGGWISTFFGFGRVDGFNFGSFVVAVIGAIVVLWIYRKVRS from the coding sequence ATGGGTATTCTTTCATGGATCATCTTTGGTCTGATCGCAGGTATTATTGCCAAGTGGATTATGCCGGGTAAAGACGGCGGCGGACTGATTATCACCGTGATTCTGGGTGTTATCGGTGCGGTTGTTGGTGGCTGGATCAGTACTTTCTTTGGCTTTGGTCGGGTAGACGGCTTCAACTTCGGCAGTTTTGTGGTTGCAGTTATTGGTGCCATTGTGGTGCTGTGGATCTACCGCAAAGTACGCAGCTAA
- a CDS encoding flagellar brake protein, with the protein MGADVEQDDTEQYLKQGTLAVLGVLRELLQNQTPMRVSHPRGQFITRLLHVDKTNMVIDFGSNDYDNQLAQEANELHIVADTRGARIELILTSLQMSEYEGLPAFTAALPGQLKMIQRREFFRVDAPLNPIFFCYVPWPDGTGEGRLRLQDLSIGGIGMLSEGTVPDALSCGDTIKKLRLEMGEYGRFVVDAQLISIGKHSVVGSKCETVVTPRLSLRFLSLNAAQERELQQVIFSLERLARDKAKRFQ; encoded by the coding sequence ATGGGAGCAGATGTGGAACAGGATGATACGGAACAGTATCTAAAACAGGGGACGCTGGCCGTTCTGGGCGTGCTGCGCGAGCTGCTGCAAAACCAGACGCCGATGAGGGTTTCACATCCTCGCGGACAGTTTATCACCCGGCTGCTGCATGTAGATAAGACCAACATGGTCATCGACTTTGGCAGTAATGACTATGACAATCAGCTGGCACAAGAGGCAAATGAACTGCATATCGTTGCCGACACCCGTGGGGCGCGAATAGAATTAATACTGACCTCACTGCAAATGAGTGAATATGAAGGGCTGCCCGCGTTTACCGCCGCACTACCCGGCCAGCTTAAAATGATCCAAAGGCGCGAGTTCTTCCGCGTAGATGCGCCGCTCAATCCAATTTTCTTTTGCTATGTTCCCTGGCCCGATGGGACAGGCGAAGGGCGTCTGCGTTTACAGGATCTTTCTATTGGGGGCATCGGCATGCTTTCAGAGGGCACCGTTCCCGACGCCCTGAGCTGCGGTGACACCATAAAAAAACTGCGTCTGGAAATGGGCGAATATGGGCGTTTCGTGGTTGATGCGCAGCTGATAAGCATCGGCAAGCACAGCGTTGTGGGCAGCAAGTGCGAAACTGTCGTCACCCCACGCCTCAGCCTGCGTTTTCTCTCACTGAATGCGGCGCAGGAGCGTGAATTACAGCAGGTTATTTTCTCTCTTGAACGGCTGGCCAGAGATAAAGCCAAGCGCTTCCAGTGA
- the emtA gene encoding membrane-bound lytic murein transglycosylase EmtA: protein MRKSVKVATVVAIVLLAGCAGKTEKKIALRPNTPLTQAPPAMVASAWSMMTEQAALQNGVEQKLVEAIIAVESGGNPTVVSKSNAVGLMQIKASTAGREVYRARGRAGQPTKAELRDPVKNIDIGTAYLRILQRQHLAGIRDPKTLRYATIVSYANGAGALLRTFARDRSQAIAMINALSPEAFYQHVQKNHPAPQAPRYLWKVTTVYRTI, encoded by the coding sequence GTGAGAAAAAGCGTGAAGGTGGCGACGGTCGTCGCGATAGTATTGCTTGCAGGCTGTGCCGGTAAGACAGAAAAGAAGATCGCCCTCAGGCCCAATACGCCCTTAACTCAGGCACCTCCGGCAATGGTTGCGTCGGCGTGGTCAATGATGACGGAACAGGCGGCGCTGCAAAACGGGGTGGAGCAGAAGCTTGTCGAAGCAATTATTGCCGTCGAGTCGGGCGGTAATCCAACGGTAGTCAGTAAATCGAATGCGGTTGGACTGATGCAGATTAAAGCGTCTACGGCCGGACGCGAAGTTTATCGCGCTCGAGGTCGGGCAGGGCAGCCGACAAAAGCCGAGCTGCGCGACCCGGTGAAAAATATTGATATCGGCACGGCCTACCTGCGTATCTTGCAGCGGCAGCACCTGGCCGGTATTCGCGATCCCAAAACGTTGCGTTATGCGACAATTGTCTCATACGCTAACGGCGCTGGTGCGTTACTGCGCACGTTCGCGCGGGACCGAAGTCAGGCAATCGCTATGATTAACGCTTTAAGTCCGGAGGCTTTTTATCAGCATGTGCAGAAGAACCATCCGGCTCCCCAGGCCCCGCGCTATTTGTGGAAGGTGACCACCGTCTACCGTACAATCTGA